In the genome of Sphaeramia orbicularis chromosome 13, fSphaOr1.1, whole genome shotgun sequence, one region contains:
- the LOC115432101 gene encoding period circadian protein homolog 2-like isoform X1 — translation MSEDSDPKHYLYSTLDRHERNQERVGFQVEEEESSPCGSISQLHHMASSYNEGCGGQDGVELEPELGLASEGSDSSHEHPASPGSPHDDRKRTRPPLHEDVEMGGSGSSGSGTESHGNESHGNESHGNESVGSSNGNGKDSAMLESSGSNKSSNSHSPSPPSSSNAFSLVSSEQDNPSTSGCSSEQSAKAKTQKELFKTLKELKMYLPSEKRSKGKSSTVSTLKYALRCVKQVKANEEYYQMLMINDSQPPGFDVSSYTIEEINSITSEYTLKNNDIFAVAVSLITGKIVYISDQAASILNCKREVFNNAKFVEFLTPQDVSVFYSFTTPYRLPSWSMCTGAESSPTECMQEKSFFCRISGGKEREGDLQYYPFRMTPYLMKVQDAELAEEQFCCLLLAERVHSGYEAPRIPPDKRIFTTTHTPNCVFQDVDERAVPLLGYLPQDLIGTPVLLNLHPSDRPLMLAVHRKILQYAGQPFDHSSIRFCARNGEYITIDTSWSSFVNPWSRKVSFVIGRHKVRMGPVNEDVFAAPAFHGGKIMDSDIQEISEQIHRLLLQPVHNMGSSGYGSHGSNGSHEQLVGISSSSESNGNTAAGNATEETGKAKPPRTFQEICKGVHMLKNQDSQVGLRSPSSSPSPSSSKPEQKKTTDSTSRSPAVRLKDLSPPLLARDSTAASMDDLAYKDQTVCSYQQISCLDSVIRYLESCNIPITVKRKYQFSSNTTSSNSDDGKKVSEEGMQESQDTNTDPLMLDTQPGLSNMKAPKKPPSGAAVVGGPLAPLTLPSKAESVVSITSQCSYSSTIVHVGDKKPQPESEIIEDVAESPAPPILPVSVVSPPSQEKEAYKRLGLTKQVLAAHTQKEEQAFLNRCRELRNARSFQKDCSTYLHKHRGPAHVEESSGLRGAVKQGTTRPETAAKKGNRNRKSKKPRMKHPDSSDSAVSNRKPRPPLQGLNQTSWSPSEASQSAFNVSYPTMVPAYPLYPPAPTAPAQASRPDPSLSTGFGEGQSTQAPPTATPFPAPIVTPVVALVLPNYLFPQIGQIGQLGAAPRPPFFPEQTQTQPAYTTQQPFQPPQPAYSMQTQPPYNSQQPFPVQTAFTPQQPFQAAQAPYTTQQPFQAPQTAYTTQQPFAAQPSFPVQHTQFVTQAAYPAQPFPYSLGPETTKAPPVEPREGAASRSSTPASGAREPTTSPPLFESRCSSPLQLNLLSMEEGQRSVERQDSTAALSGAQGNNMLGTSGPAGEQKNGATAKPESHQQVESPGDGVHSDGNSSSCDLLDILLQEQEDSHSGTGSATSGSMGSGSGSRSGSGSGSGCNGCGTSASGASGSRTGSSNTSKYFGSIDSLEHDLKAKAKAKMRGEGVSDGSQSQTKASTKGDEEHFIKYVRQEPLWLLMANTNDKVMMTYQMPSRDIQKVLREDKERLRHMQKSQPHFTSDQRRELVEEHPWMRRGGLPAAINVKECMYCEDAAAAPIEEDLPDMDMGELGEELSQEGQNTQSQSQETQPQPDSGS, via the exons ATGTCTGAGGACAGTGACCCAAAGCACTACCTCTACTCGACTCTAGACCGGCACGAACGAAATCAGGAAAGGGTTGGCTtccaggtggaggaagaggagagctCTCCTTGTGGCTCCATTAGCCAACTTCACCACATGGCCAGCAGTTATAATGAGGGTTGTGGCGGGCAGGATGGTGTTGAATTGGAACCGGAGTTAGGATTGGCTTCCGAAGGGAGCGACAGCAGCCACGAGCACCCAGCTTCTCCTGGGTCCCCACATGATGACCGGAAGCGGACACGCCCACCTTTGCATGAGGATGTAGAGATGGGTGGCAGTGGCTCAAGTGGGAGTGGGACAGAATCCCATGGTAACGAGTCGCATGGCAATGAGTCTCATGGCAATGAATCTGTGGGCAGCTCAAATGGCAATGGCAAAGATTCGGCTATGTTGGAGTCATCAGGGAGCAACAAGAG CTCCAACTCTCACAGCCCATCACCACCGAGCAGCTCCAACGCCTTCAGTCTAGTGAGCTCCGAGCAGGACAACCCTTCAACTAGTGGCTGCAG TAGTGAACAGTCAGCTAAGGCAAAGACACAGAAGGAGCTCTTCAAGACCCTCAAGGAGCTGAAGATGTATCTGCCATCGGAAAAGAGGAGTAAGGGAAAGTCCAGCACGGTTAGCACACTGAAGTATGCCCTGCGATGTGTCAAACAGGTGAAAG CTAATGAGGAATATTATCAAATGCTGATGATAAATGACAGTCAACCTCCTGGTTTTGATGTTTCATCCTACACCATCGAAGAAATCAATAGCATCACTTCTGAGTATACCCTCAAAAACAAT GATATTTTTGCTGTAGCTGTCTCTCTCATCACTGGAAAGATTGTGTATATCTCTGATCAGGCAGCATCCATCCTGAACTGCAAGCGAGAGGTGTTCAACAATGCAAAGTTTGTGGAGTTCCTGACCCCTCAGGACGTCAGTGTGTTCTATAGCTTCACTACGCCTTACCGCCTTCCCTCATGGAGCATGTGCACAGGAGCAG aGTCGTCACCTACGGAGTGCATGCAGGAGAAGTCCTTCTTTTGCCGCATCAG tgGTGGTAAGGAGCGCGAAGGGGATCTCCAGTACTATCCTTTCCGAATGACTCCATACCTAATGAAGGTCCAGGATGCGGAGCTGGCTGAGGAACAGTTCTGCTGCCTCCTACTGGCTGAGAGGGTGCACTCTGGTTATGAAG CACCCAGGATTCCTCCTGACAAACGTATCTTTACCACCACACACACCCCTAACTGTGTGTTTCAGGATGTGGATGAGAG GGCTGTTCCTCTCTTGGGGTACCTCCCTCAGGACTTGATTGGGACCCCTGTGCTGCTCAATCTTCATCCAAGTGACCGACCCCTGATGTTGGCTGTGCATCGCAAGA TTCTGCAGTATGCTGGTCAGCCATTTGACCACTCCTCCATCCGTTTCTGCGCAAGAAATGGCGAATACATCACCATTGACACTAGCTGGTCCAGCTTTGTCAACCCCTGGAGCCGCAAGGTGTCTTTTGTCATCGGCAGACACAAAGTCCGAAT GGGGCCTGTGAATGAAGATGTTTTTGCAGCACCGGCTTTCCACGGTGGTAAGATCATGGACTCGGACATCCAGGAAATCAGTGAACAGATCCATAGGCTGCTACTCCAG CCGGTCCACAACATGGGCTCCAGCGGTTATGGTAGCCATGGCAGCAACGGCTCTCACGAGCAACTAGTGGGCATCAGTTCATCTAGTGAGAGCAATGGGAATACTGCAGCAGGAAATGCAACTGAGGAGACAGGCAAGGCCAAGCCCCCGAGGACGTTCCAGGAAATTTGTAAAGGGGTCCACATGCTGAAGAACCAGGACTCCCAAGTTGGCCTacgctccccctcctcctccccctcaccGTCTTCATCTAAGCCTGAGCAAAAGAAGACCACTGACT CAACCTCCCGGAGTCCAGCAGTGCGTTTGAAGGATTTGTCACCCCCTCTGCTGGCTAGAGACAGTACTGCAGCCAGTATGGATGACCTCGCCTACAAAGACCAGACTGTCTGTTCCTATCAGCAGATCAGCTGCCTTGACAGCGTCATCAG GTATCTGGAGAGTTGTAATATTCCCATCACTGTGAAGCGGAAGTACCAATTCTCCTCCAACACCACGTCATCCAACTCCGATGATGGCAAGAAGGTTTCAGAGGAGGGTATGCAGGAGTCTCAGGATACAAACACAG ATCCTTTGATGCTTGACACCCAGCCGGGTTTATCAAACATGAAAGCACCTAAAAAGCCTCCATCGGGGGCTGCAGTGGTAGGAGGCCCCCTGGCGCCTCTCACCTTGCCTAGCAAAGCAGAGAGTGTAGTGTCTATCACCTCACAGTGCAGCTACAGCAGCACCATCGTCCATGTGGGAGACAAGAAACCTCAGCCAGAGTCTG AGATTATCGAGGATGTGGCAGAAAGTCCGGCACCCCCCATTCTGCCTGTTAGTGTGGTGTCTCCGCCCAGCCAGGAGAAGGAGGCCTACAAGAGGCTTGGACTGACCAAGCAGGTGTTGGCAGCACACACCCAGAAAGAAGAGCAGGCCTTCCTCAACCGCTGCCGAGAGCTCCGCAATGCTAGGTCTTTCCAGAAGGACTGTTCCACATATCTACACAAGCACAGAGGTCCAGCTCATGTTGAAG AATCGTCTGGGTTACGTGGAGCTGTCAAACAAGGCACCACCAGGCCAGAGACGGCTGCCAAGAAGGGTAACCGCAACAGGAAGTCCAAAAAGCCACGCATGAAGCATCCTGATTCATCAGACAGTGCTGTGTCAAACCGAAAACCTCGCCCCCCACTCCAGGGCCTCAACCAAACTTCGTGGTCCCCATCAGAAGCATCGCAGTCTGCTTTTAATGTCTCTTACCCAACCATGGTGCCTGCGTACCCACTCTACCCCCCAGCACCCACTGCACCAGCTCAGGCCTCCCGCCCTGACCCCTCCCTGTCCACTGGTTTTGGAGAGGGACAGAGTACCCAAGCCCCACCTACTGCCACTCCATTCCCTGCACCCATTGTAACACCTGTGGTGGCTTTAGTGCTGCCAAATTACCTCTTCCCCCAAATAGGCCAGATAGGACAGCTGGGTGCTGCTCCTAGACCACCATTTTTCCCTGAACAAACTCAGACGCAACCTGCATACACTACCCAGCAGCCCTTTCAGCCACCACAGCCAGCCTACTCCATGCAAACACAGCCACCCTACAACAGCCAACAGCCGTTCCCTGTGCAGACGGCCTTTACCCCCCAGCAGCCATTCCAAGCTGCTCAGGCCCCGTATACCACCCAGCAGCCTTTCCAGGCCCCTCAGACTGCCTACACTACCCAGCAGCCCTTTGCAGCCCAGCCTTCTTTCCCAGTCCAACACACACAGTTTGTGACTCAAGCTGCCTACCCAGCTCAGCCTTTCCCCTACAGTCTTGGCCCTGAGACCACCAAGGCTCCACCTGTTGAGCCCCGAGAGGGGGCGGCATCGCGCTCCTCCACCCCAGCCTCCGGGGCACGGGAGCCCACCACGTCACCACCGCTGTTTGAGTCGCGGTGCAGCTCGCCATTGCAGCTCAATCTGCTAAGCATGGAGGAGGGACAACGCTCTGTGGAACGTCAGGACAGCACAGCGGCCCTTAGTGGAGCCCAGGGTAACAATATGTTGGGAACATCAGGACCAGCAGGAGAGCAGAAGAATGGAGCTACAGCCAAACCTGAAAGTCACCAACAG GTGGAGTCTCCAGGAGATGGGGTTCACAGTGATGGAAACTCCTCTTCCTGTGATCTGCTGGATATCCTACTACAGGAGCAGGAGGACTCCCACTCTGGGACCGGATCAGCCACTTCTGGCTCCATGGGCTCAGGGTCTGGCTCTAGATCTGgctcaggctcggggtcagggTGTAATGGCTGCGGTACATCCGCTAGTGGAGCATCAGGCAGCAGAACAG GGAGCAGCAACACCAGCAAATACTTTGGCAGCATAGATTCACTGGAACACGACCTCAAAGCCAAGGCCAAAGCCAAGATGAGGGGTGAAGGAGTCTCTGATGGCAGCCAGTCACAGACCAAAGCCTCCACCAAAGGGGATGAAGAGCATTTCATCAAATATGTCCGCCAGGAGCCCCTTTGGCTGCTGATGGCTAATACTAATGACAAGGTCATGATGACATATCAGATGCCATCTCG GGACATTCAGAAAGTTCTGCGGGAAGACAAGGAGAGACTGAGACATATGCAGAAGAGCCAGCCACACTTCACATCAGACCAGAGACGGGAGCTAGTGGAGGAACACCCGTGGATGAGGAGGGGAGGTCTACCTGCTGCTATTAATGTGAAG GAGTGCATGTACTGTGAGGATGCAGCAGCAGCGCCCATCGAGGAGGATTTGCCAGACATGGACATGGGCGAGCTGGGCGAAGAGCTGAGCCAAGAGGGCCAAAACACCCAGAGCCAATCACAGGAGACGCAGCCTCAGCCGGACTCTGGCTCCTGA
- the LOC115432101 gene encoding period circadian protein homolog 2-like isoform X2 produces the protein MSEDSDPKHYLYSTLDRHERNQERVGFQVEEEESSPCGSISQLHHMASSYNEGCGGQDGVELEPELGLASEGSDSSHEHPASPGSPHDDRKRTRPPLHEDVEMGGSGSSGSGTESHGNESHGNESHGNESVGSSNGNGKDSAMLESSGSNKSSNSHSPSPPSSSNAFSLVSSEQDNPSTSGCSSEQSAKAKTQKELFKTLKELKMYLPSEKRSKGKSSTVSTLKYALRCVKQVKANEEYYQMLMINDSQPPGFDVSSYTIEEINSITSEYTLKNNDIFAVAVSLITGKIVYISDQAASILNCKREVFNNAKFVEFLTPQDVSVFYSFTTPYRLPSWSMCTGAESSPTECMQEKSFFCRISGGKEREGDLQYYPFRMTPYLMKVQDAELAEEQFCCLLLAERVHSGYEAPRIPPDKRIFTTTHTPNCVFQDVDERAVPLLGYLPQDLIGTPVLLNLHPSDRPLMLAVHRKILQYAGQPFDHSSIRFCARNGEYITIDTSWSSFVNPWSRKVSFVIGRHKVRMGPVNEDVFAAPAFHGGKIMDSDIQEISEQIHRLLLQPVHNMGSSGYGSHGSNGSHEQLVGISSSSESNGNTAAGNATEETGKAKPPRTFQEICKGVHMLKNQDSQVGLRSPSSSPSPSSSKPEQKKTTDSTSRSPAVRLKDLSPPLLARDSTAASMDDLAYKDQTVCSYQQISCLDSVIRYLESCNIPITVKRKYQFSSNTTSSNSDDGKKVSEEGMQESQDTNTDPLMLDTQPGLSNMKAPKKPPSGAAVVGGPLAPLTLPSKAESVVSITSQCSYSSTIVHVGDKKPQPESEIIEDVAESPAPPILPVSVVSPPSQEKEAYKRLGLTKQVLAAHTQKEEQAFLNRCRELRNARSFQKDCSTYLHKHRGPAHVEESSGLRGAVKQGTTRPETAAKKGNRNRKSKKPRMKHPDSSDSAVSNRKPRPPLQGLNQTSWSPSEASQSAFNVSYPTMVPAYPLYPPAPTAPAQASRPDPSLSTGFGEGQSTQAPPTATPFPAPIVTPVVALVLPNYLFPQIGQIGQLGAAPRPPFFPEQTQTQPAYTTQQPFQPPQPAYSMQTQPPYNSQQPFPVQTAFTPQQPFQAAQAPYTTQQPFQAPQTAYTTQQPFAAQPSFPVQHTQFVTQAAYPAQPFPYSLGPETTKAPPVEPREGAASRSSTPASGAREPTTSPPLFESRCSSPLQLNLLSMEEGQRSVERQDSTAALSGAQGNNMLGTSGPAGEQKNGATAKPESHQQVESPGDGVHSDGNSSSCDLLDILLQEQEDSHSGTGSATSGSMGSGSGSRSGSGSGSGCNGCGTSASGASGSRTGSSNTSKYFGSIDSLEHDLKAKAKAKMRGEGVSDGSQSQTKASTKGDEEHFIKYVRQEPLWLLMANTNDKVMMTYQMPSRDIQKVLREDKERLRHMQKSQPHFTSDQRRELVEEHPWMRRGGLPAAINVKECMYCEDAAAAPIEEDLPDMDMGELGEELSQEGQNTQSQSQETQPQPDSGS, from the exons ATGTCTGAGGACAGTGACCCAAAGCACTACCTCTACTCGACTCTAGACCGGCACGAACGAAATCAGGAAAGGGTTGGCTtccaggtggaggaagaggagagctCTCCTTGTGGCTCCATTAGCCAACTTCACCACATGGCCAGCAGTTATAATGAGGGTTGTGGCGGGCAGGATGGTGTTGAATTGGAACCGGAGTTAGGATTGGCTTCCGAAGGGAGCGACAGCAGCCACGAGCACCCAGCTTCTCCTGGGTCCCCACATGATGACCGGAAGCGGACACGCCCACCTTTGCATGAGGATGTAGAGATGGGTGGCAGTGGCTCAAGTGGGAGTGGGACAGAATCCCATGGTAACGAGTCGCATGGCAATGAGTCTCATGGCAATGAATCTGTGGGCAGCTCAAATGGCAATGGCAAAGATTCGGCTATGTTGGAGTCATCAGGGAGCAACAAGAG CTCCAACTCTCACAGCCCATCACCACCGAGCAGCTCCAACGCCTTCAGTCTAGTGAGCTCCGAGCAGGACAACCCTTCAACTAGTGG CTGCAGTAGTGAACAGTCAGCTAAGGCAAAGACACAGAAGGAGCTCTTCAAGACCCTCAAGGAGCTGAAGATGTATCTGCCATCGGAAAAGAGGAGTAAGGGAAAGTCCAGCACGGTTAGCACACTGAAGTATGCCCTGCGATGTGTCAAACAGGTGAAAG CTAATGAGGAATATTATCAAATGCTGATGATAAATGACAGTCAACCTCCTGGTTTTGATGTTTCATCCTACACCATCGAAGAAATCAATAGCATCACTTCTGAGTATACCCTCAAAAACAAT GATATTTTTGCTGTAGCTGTCTCTCTCATCACTGGAAAGATTGTGTATATCTCTGATCAGGCAGCATCCATCCTGAACTGCAAGCGAGAGGTGTTCAACAATGCAAAGTTTGTGGAGTTCCTGACCCCTCAGGACGTCAGTGTGTTCTATAGCTTCACTACGCCTTACCGCCTTCCCTCATGGAGCATGTGCACAGGAGCAG aGTCGTCACCTACGGAGTGCATGCAGGAGAAGTCCTTCTTTTGCCGCATCAG tgGTGGTAAGGAGCGCGAAGGGGATCTCCAGTACTATCCTTTCCGAATGACTCCATACCTAATGAAGGTCCAGGATGCGGAGCTGGCTGAGGAACAGTTCTGCTGCCTCCTACTGGCTGAGAGGGTGCACTCTGGTTATGAAG CACCCAGGATTCCTCCTGACAAACGTATCTTTACCACCACACACACCCCTAACTGTGTGTTTCAGGATGTGGATGAGAG GGCTGTTCCTCTCTTGGGGTACCTCCCTCAGGACTTGATTGGGACCCCTGTGCTGCTCAATCTTCATCCAAGTGACCGACCCCTGATGTTGGCTGTGCATCGCAAGA TTCTGCAGTATGCTGGTCAGCCATTTGACCACTCCTCCATCCGTTTCTGCGCAAGAAATGGCGAATACATCACCATTGACACTAGCTGGTCCAGCTTTGTCAACCCCTGGAGCCGCAAGGTGTCTTTTGTCATCGGCAGACACAAAGTCCGAAT GGGGCCTGTGAATGAAGATGTTTTTGCAGCACCGGCTTTCCACGGTGGTAAGATCATGGACTCGGACATCCAGGAAATCAGTGAACAGATCCATAGGCTGCTACTCCAG CCGGTCCACAACATGGGCTCCAGCGGTTATGGTAGCCATGGCAGCAACGGCTCTCACGAGCAACTAGTGGGCATCAGTTCATCTAGTGAGAGCAATGGGAATACTGCAGCAGGAAATGCAACTGAGGAGACAGGCAAGGCCAAGCCCCCGAGGACGTTCCAGGAAATTTGTAAAGGGGTCCACATGCTGAAGAACCAGGACTCCCAAGTTGGCCTacgctccccctcctcctccccctcaccGTCTTCATCTAAGCCTGAGCAAAAGAAGACCACTGACT CAACCTCCCGGAGTCCAGCAGTGCGTTTGAAGGATTTGTCACCCCCTCTGCTGGCTAGAGACAGTACTGCAGCCAGTATGGATGACCTCGCCTACAAAGACCAGACTGTCTGTTCCTATCAGCAGATCAGCTGCCTTGACAGCGTCATCAG GTATCTGGAGAGTTGTAATATTCCCATCACTGTGAAGCGGAAGTACCAATTCTCCTCCAACACCACGTCATCCAACTCCGATGATGGCAAGAAGGTTTCAGAGGAGGGTATGCAGGAGTCTCAGGATACAAACACAG ATCCTTTGATGCTTGACACCCAGCCGGGTTTATCAAACATGAAAGCACCTAAAAAGCCTCCATCGGGGGCTGCAGTGGTAGGAGGCCCCCTGGCGCCTCTCACCTTGCCTAGCAAAGCAGAGAGTGTAGTGTCTATCACCTCACAGTGCAGCTACAGCAGCACCATCGTCCATGTGGGAGACAAGAAACCTCAGCCAGAGTCTG AGATTATCGAGGATGTGGCAGAAAGTCCGGCACCCCCCATTCTGCCTGTTAGTGTGGTGTCTCCGCCCAGCCAGGAGAAGGAGGCCTACAAGAGGCTTGGACTGACCAAGCAGGTGTTGGCAGCACACACCCAGAAAGAAGAGCAGGCCTTCCTCAACCGCTGCCGAGAGCTCCGCAATGCTAGGTCTTTCCAGAAGGACTGTTCCACATATCTACACAAGCACAGAGGTCCAGCTCATGTTGAAG AATCGTCTGGGTTACGTGGAGCTGTCAAACAAGGCACCACCAGGCCAGAGACGGCTGCCAAGAAGGGTAACCGCAACAGGAAGTCCAAAAAGCCACGCATGAAGCATCCTGATTCATCAGACAGTGCTGTGTCAAACCGAAAACCTCGCCCCCCACTCCAGGGCCTCAACCAAACTTCGTGGTCCCCATCAGAAGCATCGCAGTCTGCTTTTAATGTCTCTTACCCAACCATGGTGCCTGCGTACCCACTCTACCCCCCAGCACCCACTGCACCAGCTCAGGCCTCCCGCCCTGACCCCTCCCTGTCCACTGGTTTTGGAGAGGGACAGAGTACCCAAGCCCCACCTACTGCCACTCCATTCCCTGCACCCATTGTAACACCTGTGGTGGCTTTAGTGCTGCCAAATTACCTCTTCCCCCAAATAGGCCAGATAGGACAGCTGGGTGCTGCTCCTAGACCACCATTTTTCCCTGAACAAACTCAGACGCAACCTGCATACACTACCCAGCAGCCCTTTCAGCCACCACAGCCAGCCTACTCCATGCAAACACAGCCACCCTACAACAGCCAACAGCCGTTCCCTGTGCAGACGGCCTTTACCCCCCAGCAGCCATTCCAAGCTGCTCAGGCCCCGTATACCACCCAGCAGCCTTTCCAGGCCCCTCAGACTGCCTACACTACCCAGCAGCCCTTTGCAGCCCAGCCTTCTTTCCCAGTCCAACACACACAGTTTGTGACTCAAGCTGCCTACCCAGCTCAGCCTTTCCCCTACAGTCTTGGCCCTGAGACCACCAAGGCTCCACCTGTTGAGCCCCGAGAGGGGGCGGCATCGCGCTCCTCCACCCCAGCCTCCGGGGCACGGGAGCCCACCACGTCACCACCGCTGTTTGAGTCGCGGTGCAGCTCGCCATTGCAGCTCAATCTGCTAAGCATGGAGGAGGGACAACGCTCTGTGGAACGTCAGGACAGCACAGCGGCCCTTAGTGGAGCCCAGGGTAACAATATGTTGGGAACATCAGGACCAGCAGGAGAGCAGAAGAATGGAGCTACAGCCAAACCTGAAAGTCACCAACAG GTGGAGTCTCCAGGAGATGGGGTTCACAGTGATGGAAACTCCTCTTCCTGTGATCTGCTGGATATCCTACTACAGGAGCAGGAGGACTCCCACTCTGGGACCGGATCAGCCACTTCTGGCTCCATGGGCTCAGGGTCTGGCTCTAGATCTGgctcaggctcggggtcagggTGTAATGGCTGCGGTACATCCGCTAGTGGAGCATCAGGCAGCAGAACAG GGAGCAGCAACACCAGCAAATACTTTGGCAGCATAGATTCACTGGAACACGACCTCAAAGCCAAGGCCAAAGCCAAGATGAGGGGTGAAGGAGTCTCTGATGGCAGCCAGTCACAGACCAAAGCCTCCACCAAAGGGGATGAAGAGCATTTCATCAAATATGTCCGCCAGGAGCCCCTTTGGCTGCTGATGGCTAATACTAATGACAAGGTCATGATGACATATCAGATGCCATCTCG GGACATTCAGAAAGTTCTGCGGGAAGACAAGGAGAGACTGAGACATATGCAGAAGAGCCAGCCACACTTCACATCAGACCAGAGACGGGAGCTAGTGGAGGAACACCCGTGGATGAGGAGGGGAGGTCTACCTGCTGCTATTAATGTGAAG GAGTGCATGTACTGTGAGGATGCAGCAGCAGCGCCCATCGAGGAGGATTTGCCAGACATGGACATGGGCGAGCTGGGCGAAGAGCTGAGCCAAGAGGGCCAAAACACCCAGAGCCAATCACAGGAGACGCAGCCTCAGCCGGACTCTGGCTCCTGA